Proteins from a genomic interval of Niabella soli DSM 19437:
- a CDS encoding RagB/SusD family nutrient uptake outer membrane protein produces MKRFKYTTATCLAIIILLSSCKKDFLTLYPEGNLNEGIFYKTDADYQQAVVGAYTSLRDIANNAFWMDEMRSDNATYDYYAKDRGNAARENISTFLDDATNGVTLVRYQAAYTGINRVNAVLDHLEKNTTMSDSLKNLITGEAKALRGHYYFDLVRNFGDVPLHLHETAAYDQAFLPRTPAADVYTQVISDLKDAVNLLPAPTFADAQTGRMNKGVVSTELAAVYMQRKDYTSALPLLQSVTKMGYTLLTNFSSIFDPANKLASKNRELIFDVQYQSGTTGQSSAFIYRFIPNMPATTVLLGVNFNVNAYGGWDVPTDNLIAAFEPGDTRFAASVGVVEGTINSNQDFVPTKVVSAVNYTAPAGVTAKYFCKKYYFPPYPNTNQNTDQNWPLYRYGDVLLMLADCLNETGASGDALPYINQVRTRAFGDAAHNITTTDQAQLRNAIALERRRELAFENKRWQDLIRTGQAVTVMTAYGITAKQKYPYMLPQSFTVTQNKLLYPIPQNERNLNSQLTQNPGY; encoded by the coding sequence ATGAAAAGATTTAAATATACAACTGCCACTTGCCTGGCAATAATAATACTGCTGTCTTCCTGTAAGAAAGATTTTCTGACCCTGTATCCCGAAGGCAATTTGAATGAAGGCATCTTTTACAAAACAGATGCAGATTATCAGCAGGCAGTAGTGGGAGCTTATACCTCGTTACGGGATATCGCTAACAACGCATTCTGGATGGATGAAATGCGCTCGGATAATGCCACCTACGATTATTACGCCAAAGACCGGGGAAATGCCGCCCGCGAGAATATTTCCACCTTCCTGGACGATGCCACCAACGGCGTAACCCTGGTGCGCTACCAGGCCGCCTATACGGGTATCAACCGTGTGAATGCGGTGCTGGATCATTTGGAAAAGAACACGACTATGTCAGATTCTCTGAAAAACCTGATCACAGGCGAGGCCAAAGCCTTAAGAGGACATTATTATTTTGACCTGGTTCGTAATTTCGGGGATGTGCCGCTCCATTTGCATGAAACGGCTGCTTACGACCAGGCATTTCTTCCAAGAACTCCTGCTGCCGATGTATATACACAGGTGATCAGCGACCTGAAGGATGCTGTAAACCTGTTACCGGCGCCTACTTTTGCGGATGCGCAAACCGGCAGGATGAATAAAGGCGTTGTGTCAACAGAACTGGCGGCGGTTTATATGCAGCGTAAAGATTATACCAGTGCGCTGCCGTTGCTGCAGAGTGTTACGAAAATGGGCTACACGCTTCTGACCAATTTTAGCTCCATTTTTGATCCCGCAAATAAACTAGCCAGTAAAAACAGGGAGCTCATATTCGACGTGCAGTATCAATCCGGTACCACAGGTCAATCCAGCGCCTTTATTTATCGTTTTATTCCAAACATGCCGGCTACAACCGTTTTGTTGGGCGTAAACTTTAACGTAAACGCCTATGGCGGATGGGATGTGCCTACAGACAACCTGATAGCCGCATTTGAACCCGGTGATACCCGGTTTGCGGCTTCCGTGGGCGTGGTAGAAGGAACCATCAACAGCAACCAGGATTTTGTTCCCACAAAAGTGGTAAGCGCGGTAAATTACACCGCACCTGCAGGGGTTACAGCAAAATATTTTTGTAAGAAATATTATTTCCCGCCCTACCCGAATACCAATCAGAATACAGATCAAAACTGGCCCTTATATCGCTACGGAGACGTGTTGCTAATGCTGGCCGATTGCCTAAACGAAACCGGGGCTTCGGGTGATGCGCTGCCTTATATCAACCAGGTAAGAACGCGTGCTTTTGGCGATGCCGCGCACAACATTACAACAACGGATCAGGCTCAATTGCGCAATGCCATTGCTTTGGAAAGAAGAAGGGAGCTGGCGTTTGAAAATAAAAGATGGCAGGATTTGATCCGTACCGGTCAGGCAGTTACTGTAATGACAGCCTATGGGATTACAGCAAAACAAAAATATCCCTATATGCTGCCACAGTCCTTTACGG